A single Fluviispira vulneris DNA region contains:
- a CDS encoding DUF4153 domain-containing protein, with protein MQFNNLFTHRKIGIIFNSCKRFPITIILSILSTLLNISLVTQEIDNEIFTRLAPILFIGIIFSLAIHLSLEHSFKKYSLVITAFTSILFILINYYIFNINENFSYYLKNAQLFAGISLFLTFAPFLNSKDNNSFNNYNQIIIKRLCISIFYSAVIFLGTFLAVKLISYLFEFRSHFTSDAHKYLFFISFNLIQVFLFLSGIPKKVDLHHKVMNITFSLKTITYNILVPLTLLYIFIMYIYTGKIIFTWTLPKGYVGWTLSCLNLLGLICILILHAKKRDEKPKWVHFFEKYYFILNIPLLGVLFVGVLTRINTYGMTESRYLLLIGCLWVTFISIYFILTQSKQLKIIPTSLSVLLLFTIFGPWSAYNVSLNSQLRIFKEIAGQSGFLVERQLHKPEMNLTSDERNKIRSVLAYIIDYHGMESLRGTINDEQLELALKDKKNRAYYFIKKYGLSEEKSK; from the coding sequence ATGCAATTTAACAATCTATTTACACATCGTAAAATTGGAATAATTTTTAACTCTTGCAAAAGATTCCCAATCACAATTATATTATCTATTTTATCAACATTATTAAATATCTCACTAGTCACTCAAGAGATCGACAACGAAATTTTCACTAGACTTGCACCCATTCTCTTTATTGGTATTATTTTTTCACTTGCCATTCATTTATCACTGGAGCATTCCTTTAAAAAATACTCATTAGTTATCACAGCTTTTACATCTATTTTATTCATATTAATTAATTATTATATTTTTAATATAAACGAAAACTTTTCCTATTATTTAAAAAATGCTCAATTGTTTGCAGGAATATCTTTATTTCTGACTTTTGCTCCCTTTTTAAATAGCAAAGATAATAACTCTTTTAATAATTACAATCAGATAATTATTAAAAGATTATGCATATCTATATTCTACAGCGCTGTTATTTTTCTCGGAACATTCTTAGCAGTCAAACTTATATCATATTTATTTGAATTTAGATCACATTTTACCAGTGATGCACATAAATACTTATTTTTTATAAGTTTCAATCTAATCCAAGTTTTTCTCTTTCTATCTGGCATCCCTAAAAAAGTAGATCTGCATCATAAAGTGATGAATATAACTTTCAGTCTAAAAACAATTACATATAATATTTTAGTACCATTAACTTTGTTGTATATTTTTATCATGTACATTTACACTGGGAAAATAATTTTTACTTGGACCCTGCCAAAGGGTTATGTTGGCTGGACTCTTTCTTGCTTAAATCTTCTCGGCCTCATCTGTATACTTATCCTCCATGCAAAAAAAAGAGATGAGAAACCCAAATGGGTGCATTTTTTCGAAAAATATTATTTCATTCTTAATATTCCATTGCTTGGAGTTCTATTTGTTGGAGTTCTCACAAGAATCAATACCTATGGAATGACAGAAAGTAGATATCTCTTGTTGATCGGTTGTTTATGGGTCACTTTTATTTCAATTTACTTTATATTGACTCAATCTAAACAATTAAAAATAATACCAACCTCACTCTCTGTACTGTTACTTTTTACAATATTTGGCCCTTGGAGCGCCTATAATGTTTCACTAAATAGCCAACTCAGAATTTTTAAAGAAATTGCAGGACAAAGTGGTTTTTTAGTTGAAAGACAATTGCATAAACCAGAAATGAATCTCACAAGCGATGAAAGGAATAAGATCCGTTCTGTACTCGCTTATATTATCGACTACCATGGGATGGAGTCCCTTAGAGGCACCATAAATGATGAACAACTAGAATTAGCCCTCAAAGATAAAAAAAATCGGGCCTATTATTTTATTAAAAAATATGGATTGAGCGAAGAAAAAAGCAAATAG